GCCCGGCGTCGAAGTCGACAGCTGGGCCCAATTCGCCGGCCAGGACGTGAGCCCCGACCAGCGCCAGGGTGGTGCCCATCCCACTGAGCGGGGACGCGCAATAGCCGGCATCGCCGACCAGCGTGACGCGCCCCCGTGACCAGGTAGCCATGTGCACCTGGTCGAACGCGTCGAAGTAAAAGTCATCGGCCGCCCGGGCGGCGTTCACCAGCGCGTCGCATTGCCATCCTGCGCCGGCGAACCGCGAAGCCAACAGCTCGCGCTGAGCCTCCAGGTCGCGCCGGTCGTACTGCAGGGGTGGGGATTGAAAAGCCAAGCCGGCCTTGGCTGTTGCCGGGTCGTGCGAGGGCCGCATCGAGGCGAGCAGCCCGCCCGGCGCCTGATAGATCAAAAACCAGCCATCCAGACCGACGGTGTCGGGGGCGGTAAACCAGCCGTGGTAGCCGCCCAGCGGCTTGACGAATTCTTCCTCCGGCCCGAAGGCCAGCCGCCGGACCGCCGAGTGTGGGCCATCGGCACCGACGACCAGGTCGGCGGTCACCGTGGTGCCGTCCGTCAAGCTCGCCTGCGCCGGCCCGTGCGCCGGAAGATCGGGCTGGGTCAGGGCGGTGATGCGGGTGCCAAACCGGTACTCGACCCCGGTCGCCCGGCAGCTGGCCTGGTAGAGCACATCGACCAGGTCGCCGCGCAGGATTTCCAGCTGGCTGACCAGACCGTTTCCGTGGAAGGCGGTCACTGGCATCTCGGCCCGACGGCTGCCGTCGGTCTTGACCCAGGCGACCCCACGCTGGGCCAGGCTGCGGGCCCGCATCTGTTCCAGCAGGCCCATCCGTTCGATCACCGTGCGCCCGGCGCCTCGTAGATCCACGGTCTGCCCGCCGGGACGGATCCCGTCGGCGACTTCGACCACCACCACGCGGTACCCGGCGCGGCTCAACCAGAATGCGAGCGCGGGTCCGGCTATCCCGGCACCGCTGATCAGGACGGTCGGTTTGGCCACGGCTCCTAGCCTAAAACGGTTCTACAGTCCCAGTGCGCGGTAGGTGTGCCGGACGAATCGGGGTTGGGCGGTGCGTAGCCGGGCCAGGGTCGGGTTGCCGGCCACCGCGGCGGCCGCGTTGACAGTCAGGTCGGGGCAGTACTGGATCAGGTACATCAGGATCAGGTCTGCGGTCGGGTCAGCCTGCCACCATGTCCCATAGGCGCCGGGCCAGCTGAACGTTCCCAGCCCGCCGGGCCCGAACAGCGGCGTGGCCTTGGCCGGATCGGTCACCACTGACAGGTTCAATCCGAATCCGCGGCCGACCCAGTACGGCGAGCCGAGGAAGTTGTGCCGCTTCTGCTCCTCGGTCAGCCGGTCGGTGCGCATCAGCCGCACCGACTCTGGCGACAGCACCCGCACCCCGTCGATCGATCCGTCGCCGAGCAGCATCCGCACGAACCGCAGGTAGTCGTCGGCGGTCGACCACAGCCCGCCGCCGGCGTTGCAGAACGACGGCGGCTTGACCTGCGGTGGGCCCATCACGTCGTGCCGCAGCCGGTCGTTCTCGTCGTGCCGATACATGGTGG
The nucleotide sequence above comes from Mycobacterium vicinigordonae. Encoded proteins:
- a CDS encoding FAD-dependent monooxygenase translates to MAKPTVLISGAGIAGPALAFWLSRAGYRVVVVEVADGIRPGGQTVDLRGAGRTVIERMGLLEQMRARSLAQRGVAWVKTDGSRRAEMPVTAFHGNGLVSQLEILRGDLVDVLYQASCRATGVEYRFGTRITALTQPDLPAHGPAQASLTDGTTVTADLVVGADGPHSAVRRLAFGPEEEFVKPLGGYHGWFTAPDTVGLDGWFLIYQAPGGLLASMRPSHDPATAKAGLAFQSPPLQYDRRDLEAQRELLASRFAGAGWQCDALVNAARAADDFYFDAFDQVHMATWSRGRVTLVGDAGYCASPLSGMGTTLALVGAHVLAGELGPAVDFDAGRLAAALNRYAAVLRPFVDRCQTMGNTVERYAPKSAADIALTAMAMKYMQRRPFRRFAERKWFATGDAVELPDYPAMSSANRA